The genomic DNA CCCGGATCGCTGCACGGCTTAAAAGTTCTTCGAGTTCTCGACTTGAGCTTCAACAAGCTGAACATTTTATCGCCGGAAACGTTAAGCAGCCTTTCGTCCTTGCTCGAGCTAAAACTCGTTAGAAATCGCATACGAGAATTACGGGAGGGTGCGTTTGACGGGTTGCCGCGGCTATCTCTGATCGATCTCGAGGATAATGATCTTAGAGTGATCGAGAGGAATGCGATCAGAGCCTTACCGGAACTACAGGCCGTCAGACTCGGCAGGAATCGATTGCAGGtaagatttttaaagtatttaattttttagagtcttattcaataaaactgaaataatttttgtttgatcaaaataaacaaaactttGCCCCTtcattaaattgaaaagtttaaaaagcTTCATATGTATGatctataataaatgcataatattattatctgatttttatataaaaaatattttatatataaatattgagttGAATTAGCTGGGATCCAATGCGTAATTTTCTAGTCTATCCCAAGCGGCGCTTTCACCGAACTACCGCTGCTGCAGAGTGCGGAATTACAGGAAAATCGAATCCAGGAAATTGCTAGTAATGCCTTCATTAACGTGCCACACTTGCTATTCCTTAATCTAAGTCATAATAATCTGCCGGGATTGGAATACGTCGGCTTGGAGAGTCTACACTCGCTGGAGGTTCTCGATCTCAGCTACAATCGTTTATCAAGAGTCTCAAGCAATAGTCTGGCAGCTATGGAGTGGCTAGTGGAATTAaaggtataataaaaaaatttttacaatttaaattttaagacataaaatatatcacgtATCTGTCTCGctccaatatatataaaattcgtactttcaaaatatttgtggGTGTGTAAAGCGACTGCGCAATTTGTGAAACGTTCATTTTGTGCGAGAGGTAATCTGTAAAGAATTACAAATGAAATGGTTAGAGCGCGAAAAGCGCTTCGCTAATAATGGAGAATACTTTCTCGTCGAGAGTGAAACTCCTTGCGTGAACCATGGTGCGAGACGAGCCGTTCTGCTGGCGGAGCAATTATTCGTATACTTGCATCGTTAATTAGGGGAGATAGCCGAGGCCGCGTTTTACATAGGCCGTTTTCCTTTCTGCATGCAGATGGACAACAATCGGATTTGCGCCGTGCACGGTTCGCCTTTCGATGACATGCCGAGATTACGGGTACTGAGCCTGCGAAGCAATCGGATGACCGCGGTTTCCGAAAATGCTTTCAAAAGACTCAGATCGAACATTGCTGTTTTGGATATCGACGGTAATTCgacattaattgaataaataaaaataaaaagaaaattaatcaaattaattatatttaagataaaatatatcgattcgcAACGGTTTCTCTCAATAAAAGCATcgtttaatatttgcatattttatcatattttgcctttatatttacatctttctcttatttccGAGAAAGGAAATCCATTATCCTGTTCTTGCGGCATGCTTTGGCTACGAGGATGGCTGCAACAAGCTTCCTCGGAGGGTCCTAGATGCGCCGACGGTTCTCTTTTTAGAGAACTTAGATTATCGCGTCAGGATTGCCAGCGTGAGAGATACGTCGAACCGGTCCATCCAGGATGCGAATCCGAAATGATTAACGTTGCAACGCCTTCGGTTTCTTCATCTGGTAAGCCAACTAATAGCTGAatagctaaaaaaaattaatcagaaagtaaattcagaaaaattaaatctcatatatctatatctcacattatctattatttaaaatatttaaaaatcacgtattatatatttaaaaattacgttACAATGATGTGTTTTGTGATTACGctttaactattttaaatataattcattgatTAATTCTGTGTGATGTCatcgcatttaaaaatttataacaaataattttgccaTATCTCATTTTTGcggtttattaaattatattgaaacttGTCAGTGTTTGGAGTTACAGAGACGGTGCCGTTATGGATGAATCTAAAGGACTCGTCGACCCAGAAGCCTTCCATTTCTCAGGATTCTgactatttatatgaatacgTGGACTATCACGACAATGGAAGCGACACGAGCACATCCACGCCGTCCAGCGTGTCTACCATCAGAGTGCCCACTCAGACCGTAAAGATCATTCCTCCACCACCGCAAACACAAAAGAATCAGATCCAGAGGAACGAAACGTCACCGGTGAAAAAGAACCCTATGATGCCACCGTCACCCAGCAGCTCCGGCTTCACCTTCTTTGGTCTACCTCTGCCGAGCATGAGTTTCGATTTGTGGGGAAATTCGAAGAGGAAAGCCGAGAGGAAGGAGTCCTCGGTGTCATTGGGTAGGCCCAACCGAGGACGTTACAGATCCTTTCCTCCCACGGAACCGGAAATTCACAGAGGTGGCTTTGTGCCGCTGCCGCGTGCTCAGAGCGGATTTGTGCCGATCGCCGATCCTAGATTAATGTACGAGAAACAGGAAGCGAAGCGCGAGAACATTTCAAAATCATTGAATACGAGTAATAATACGCAGATGCCGGAGGAACGTCCACGGAAAAGCGGAAACAGCACTGTCACCAGGGTGGAAAAGATCGTCTCCAGGACCGGGAAGCCTCGGACGAGTCTTCGGGAACGAGAGGAATTAATCACTGCACCGACATTCGACCGATCGACTAGTTCGAACAACTTCAACTCTCGTAAGATCTTGCCCGACGTCAATAAAATCAAGTAAGTAAATCGttcaaattactttttttataatattctaaatttaacataatccgataagaaaaaatatttttcagactCTTTGTcacaattgtttaaattaatttttattaatgatttataattttaaaaaatatacatgtatgtatatcttgacatttaaaaaattttttatgtttaaactTGCTATTGTTACCGATATTCGTTCCTGgctaaattctttaaatgttatttttttcttcctttagcTCTGATGTGTCCAACGCAACGAAAAGTAGTGCATCGATAATTGTGGAGGAGTCATCACAGGAAGCTCACGAAACGTCGGTGTCCACCGAGATTTATGAGGATGAGAGTCTAGAAATAGACTCGAAAGAAGTTAAATTCATCGAGAAGCCACAGATGGAAATTGCCAGTAGAATAATTTGGACCACACCTAAAACGATAACGACgggaaaatctataattaccAAGGACATTGTGACGGCAGCGATGGATGTGGCACCGTCACCGAAAAGCAACATCAAAGATTGGGATATTGAGATATccgaatatgaaaaaaattcaactcgCTTGAGCACTACTACAACTGATTCTTATGATGAATCTGGtatgctaattaattttaataaatattttgaaatgtttaatACACTTAATATCAGATACATTTCATCATTAGATCGCTTGGTTGTTAAATTTGTAGTGGTctgctaaaataaaatctgatcTTTAAATTAGCAGACAAACGAGACAATTTTGCTATTGATTTGTGAATTTTTGATCTTAATTAATGAGACATCTAATGCTAAGAATCcgtaaatagaattttatatcaataaaaaatcggctctaaatttttataaaatctcgcgactgatataaataaattacaaatgaaataaagaaaagaattttaataaataaaaatttgtttatattatagacAATCCACAAGTGGTAAAAACAGATGTGCCGCACTTCTCCGTATTCACGTCCTCCACATCGAATCCGCGCTCGAGAGAAACCACGACTTCTCGAGAAACGGAAGCGTCCGCTTTGTCCGCGCTTCTGGTCCCAGGGGGACAATTATCATCTTCGGGATCCTTGGGAAATTTACGTCCGCTCGGTAGATCCACGATAACCAAGGTCGCATCGCCGTATCTTAGTCACAATACCGAACAATTGCGGGAGAGACAGAAATCGGCCGCTGCTCAGAGAAGCGCCGAGATCGTCGATCACACGACGACTGAGATTCAGAACGAGGCGTTCGTTATCGATGAAGAGGCCAGAGTGCTAGATGACAGTCCTTTCAACTGGTACTTTCAACATTATAATGATACGAATTTGGAACCTTATGTAGGTATAGCTTACAGTGGTGCCGCAAAAATCGATATGTATCGATGGTTACTTTTACTCACTCTTAGAATCctaatataaagagatttgGAATTCTCTCATAgagaaaaatctataaatagattttataaatagacaaatttatatatcgctaAAAAAATGACGAAAGAGAGTTCATAAAAGGTAACATAAAGTGTAATGTATCTTAATGAATAGAGCTATATGTCTCTCAGATCACAAATCATACATGTATAGGCATGCTGTAATAATCCCGTGCAATGTATACAGTTgaactatatatgtatctatatatattttgttcgagacgtattatatgtacaaagaTCATGCTCGTAGATGtatttgtgtttatatatatatatttttttttttttggtaagaTATATCTAAAGCAtttctgataaattaataaagcaatctaagcaaataatcattttattaagaacataatactttctcttttttaatggAACGATTTGTCTATTTtctcagaaatatattatttatgatatctatCATAAATGCTGctgaaactttaatttatttcaaacatatctatggtaatttaaaaaagatatttctgtAACATCAATTAATCTAATGTTTAGGAGAATTAATGAATGGATTGAAAACAAATATGGAAAattgtctcttttttatagagtactattgtttatatatatcaatgaatatttgttaattaaaacactgaaaatataatggttagaatgatattctataaaaatgtcttaatCCTAAATTCTTCGGTATATTTACTACACCATTCATTACATTCAAAATATGGAAGTGTTAagttttctattcttttttgtgcctaatattttaaaaactcacAGAATTATGCCGGAACAGTTCAAAAATCACAATATGCTgttgtaatacatatttaaactgtcatcattatttataaattggatGTAATTCTGTACAAATTGTGAACAGACTTGCTTATTACACACAGAATCGATAATTGTCCTCAACTTTAACAGTTCCAATCTTGTAACTGAGCAATGTTCCAATCACTGACTTTTAGTTTTCGCCTTTTCCTCtccttttttctcctcttcttttttctcttctttttttgtatcCTTCTTTCCatccgtttcttttttctcagcATCACGATTAGTCAGCTTGTTGTTGATCAAATTGTGTAATGCCACTATAGACCTAACGAGAGCTGCTAGATATACAACCAACATTTGATCATTTGTCTTTACATATAGTGAATCAACAAAGCTACTTTGAGTCATGTCTggtaataaattgaatatatcttGAAGCTGGTAAACAATTTGATGATTTATAGGTAATTTTCCACTGCCAACctacaaaaacaatttatttccggatttaatcaaatagttaattatatcaattaataactaactaaattattttcttccacAGATCAATATATACCTGAAGCAAATAATCTCTAATTTCCCGGATTTGTTCGTGAAGACCTTTCAAGCCAAGTAATTGATTGGTGATTCTTTGACTGAGTGTACCAACTGTGGTATCTTTGATATCTCGCAATAAATGCTCCACTCCTACTTCTTCTGCTTCTTCAGCTCCAATTTCACTTGGGATGTGTTCAAATGTTTTGGAAGTAGGGGAACCATCCTATGGAtagattttgttattatatatttttttaaaacagataacagataacatataacataatgtatataatgtatatgaaaCATACATCGTGTACTTCTTCAACCGCTTGATACGCCTCTGTAGGAAGTCCAAGATCCTTTGGTTTGGCATCAATAATCACCAAGACTGAATTGGCGCAATATCTTCTTATTAATTCGTTAATGGCGACATCATTCTGATGTAGCTTGGGTCCAGTGTGGTACCAGCCTACCACCTTTTCACGAGCTAAAAATCAACAAATgtggaattataataaaaaaatcctttcatataaactttatagaaCTTGCACACATTATTCACAAGTCTTTACCATTGACTTTCTTGAACATTCCGTACATATTTTCCAGATAATCATGGTCAAGGAACCATACACTTTTATCCTTGTCATCCTCATCAAAGGGCActgaaacattaaaatttattattcaatactGTAAACCTTAAAAACATTTGCGATTCAATTTTTGACAcacatttttacacaaaaaagatctttatcttattgtatatacaaaacatttcaaataaCATTGCAGATTATCGTGGAAATCTTAACCTGCAAAACTGTTTGATACATCCAAGATTCCCTTGGCTCTCCAGCAGCCTAAAAGTACACCAACCACTCTCTTTTGATTTCCGATTTTTCCCATACGATTAAAATGATCCACCACGCTTAATAGTACCAGCGGGTGAACCACAACTTTCGTTGTCACAACCTCTTGACTCGGCATTTTTAGGAGCAATTCTGAAAACGATACACAGAACAGAACACAGACCGTGAAATCACCAGCCGCCACTAAACGCGGTCATTTGAAGATGACAAGAGTGGCATGTGGCTGTGGCATGTTGTACTGTCAAGTTCCTCGAAAAGCGCCATCATATACagctgaagaaaaaaatacgaacatctatatgtatatttttttttttttaaagaaaaataatgagacaatttcttatatgtaaaacgatacacattttatattattatataatataatttctcattaatttatcaattcaatttttgattaGCGGAAACTTGTCTTTCACGTCTcgtttttcgttaaataacgTTGGTAAGCATGGATAAGCATGAATGAGAAAACAACATACTGTCAGCATTGTCGACAAGTTAGAAGTAACAACAGGTTttagcgaaaaatatttcaattaatgaggtaatacatttttgtcacgtatcaaaatatatacctagtaagtaattaattatttggagCACgtgtttgtatattttttttaaattaattcatattaatagAAAGATTTGACAAGTCAGATCCTATAATGTAAGTCGTCACTAGATGAATCTTAATGCAGATGCTACCAACCTCTGAAGAATGTAAAAAGCGCGAAATtggaaagatatataaacaGCAAAGAtaagatctataaaaaaactatgtAATGAATACGAGTATAaagtataagtaaaaatatgttattataatgtaattatacataatcgaatttttcaagaatatttaataaattggaaatatatttaacaaaagtcaatataatgttatgttttattaatttttatatgaaatgatgtgctacaattattttagtaaaatgaGAATTAATTCTAGAGTAGACTTTCTCAACGATGTGGCTTATTGACCAAGGAATTTTTAATCGAGATAATACATTGTACTTATATAACATTCATGTTATTGCAGGATGTCGAAACCCATAGTGTTCGTGACGGGCAACGCGAAGAAGCTAGAGGAATTCACCGCCATTTTAGGAAAGAACTTTCCCCGGCAGATAACGAGCAAGAAGATCGATTTGCCCGAGTATCAGGGCGAGATAGACGACATATGTCGAAACAAATGTCGAGCCGCGGCGGATCTAATCAAGAGTCCGGTAATTATTGAGGACACTTGTCTCTGCTTTAATGCATTGAAAGGTCTTCCGGGGCCTTATATCAAATGGTTCCTCGAAAAACTCGGCCCCGAGGGTCTTCACAAAATGCTCGATGGATGGGAGGACAAATCGGCAGAGGCAGTTTGCACGTTCGCCTATTGTTCCGGCGAAGCTGATGCCGAGGTCCTTTTATTTCAAGGTCGAACTCAGGGTACCATCGTGAGTCCACGGGGTCCCCGAGATTTTGGCTGGGATCCTTGCTTTCAACCACAGGGCTATGATATGACTTACGCGGAATTACCGAAGGATAgcaaaaataagatttctCATCGCCGCAAGGCGCTAGAAGTATTGAGAgatcattttataaacaatacaatttaatttatattatttctgtgtaaaaaaattaccgtttcttttacgtattttttatcatttttgtttttaagtttctttttttccgaaaatatatctaatatcgtgcttattataattttttaagagaataacaatttttctgaCTATGTTATATCTTTGCAAGTTATAATAAACATcattaaatcaaaagaaagGTCAGTCATCTTGATTAtaacatagaaaataaatcttacaagatgtaaaaaaatgtgcttctataattattgatatattaattataataattattataattattataattaatatatcattaattatagaagcacatttttttacatcttgtaagatttattttcttcgttaTAATCAAGATGACTGACCTTTCTTTTGATTTAACGGcgtttattataacttttaatccTGAGCAGAGTATAAGTTgttttgtctttattttataacttgtgCTCTGACCTATAATGTTAACGTTCGATATCCATTCAATTTATCAAAGGtgatttttttccgaaaaCAACATATGAATTTCAATGTCTCATTACGATGATAGTTCGAGTCGCACCGGAAACATATGGAACAATTTGCTGATGAACTTGAAACTACTATGGTACCACACGATTGAAGatctgataattttaatttccacAAATCACGCGATGTGTTTAATCGACGACTTCCATCTTGCAAATCTTACGTGACGcaacaaattgaaatataaagtcataaataaatatattgtaatcgcTCAGTGGAAGATATTGTTAATCATACGAACCGATACCTCTCGTACACACATACTCATAATTAGAACTGTAAATCGTGTGTATATGAATAACTCGAATCATTGTCgccgtttatattttttatttaaacaacatgATTACGATTACCATTTATacgtatgtaaataatttagaattaaatgcaTGAAgagttaaaaaaagtaatcttttatgaaaaaggTAGATTGGAgaaatgtaacatataatatcgCTTTCTTAAAACAtcaatcttaataatttttatgacatgtatatatttcaaattgctGGCAGTACGCAAATAGTGTTTAAcacaatttttacatacatataacatttttaataagattttgcataaaaatgtttattcagTTAAAAGATTTGTGTACCTAATATATTACTGAAGAAGTTAAACTGGTTGTTAGTAATCGgtatcaatataaatagaagCCAAATATATCAGCTAATCATTGAAcgtttaaaaaagtaatatctcCCGAACGAAACCCGACCCATTGAAGAAAATCattgtaaattgattttaatacataaatgtataaaaatgtataattttgcataagtttttaataacatgTCACTTGAAAACTCGATATAATTCAAagaaactattaatatatttaatatattaatatatttaaattccactgacaatgagagacgattatatatatttagccaGCATAACGAGAAATGGAAATAATTGTTTCCcggtataattattgtttaataaaatgaacagCGTGATGCTTGCGAATGAAACTACATATAACATAATGataagcatatataatatatatatatattatacgcatAACACAACGAAACGCGACAGATAAATGTACTTTGGCATGTTGTTACGTGAAAGCACTGGTAAACAGACAATCATAGtacgttttctttttgtatattgAACTGcccgataattatttttaatttatttggtaTTAATGGAAATTgctcatttaatttatcgtaattaCTCATTATCATTTAATGCAGAAATATTTGGCAAGAGAAGAACAGCTCTCTCaaaattgttgaattattttgcAGTACACAATAAAAGatgcattgaaaaaataacagaGAATATGACTGTATGATAATTGAAACGAGGAAAATTGCTTTACGCTAAACCTGATCCTCTctattttctctgttttttcttttatgctaACAAGAGATAATAATACCTCATATCTTACGTAAAATCGCGACGGTGTTCTTTTAATAGCGATTCGCGCTTTGAAATCAAcaaatgcaagaaaaaaaacaaatctttCTACCGAACAGCTGCAATCTCTTGTGCACTTTCATCTCGGCTATTCATATCTCGTTATTTTTGCGaagtcgtttttttttaacaacattGCTCTTTGCAATATTGCATGCACTTAGTTGCATCTTATGTGATTATCTCATAAtcgtcgaaatattttccgaccGTTCGGATTACAGCAGCATCCGACTGAAGAAGTGTGCGGCGATCGTTTCTTATCGTTGCATATGAATCACAGGTGATGCGATTACATGGCATGCAAACAAAGATAAGATCgctaaataattatctcgagaaaaaacaaaaagaactaacaataagttttgtctgtacgaaaaataaaacgattgAAGAAATGCAATGACAGGATCAATCGCGATCGGACGGAGATGCTCACGCCCGATATGGCGAATTATCTTTGACATAAACGCGCGTACGTTTTTATGCGTTAtgcgttattaatatatacaagcgCGACAACTGTAGAGCCCGATGGCCGGAAGGGTTATCTTCTTGATTATACCGgcatgatctttttttttctctctttttctttacaagCGCGGCGCATAACACCCTCCTGTTGCCGGGTTATCGGCTATGCTTTTGCATTTTACCGGCAATTGCAAAACTTCTTGCCCTATAAAAGCGAGAGAATCGCGCGTACGCTACCAGTTTCGCGACAGGGGCCACGCTACGATGAATGCCCTTACTGGTAAGTCACTCGCCGCAAAGAATGTGTCGCCGAAAAGTGTCTTCGCGTTTATTATATCGGTCCCGCAAGATGCGTTTCAACGAAATTTGtcctctctcctttttttcgcaattttgaCAGTGTtctttacatgaaaaatacaCGCGTTTTCTTTTGattacacaattttaaaaacgtttggtgataaagaaaaaaaaaagagatgtttattttgtgaatttcgtaaattttcgcaaataaataactaaaattaacTGAATTTTTATACAGCTTATTCGAACAcacgatataattttacaatttattaatgaaaatatcattatgtcaataaaaattgtatattcttTAAGAGAAtactttatgtttttttttctagtgcacagtacattatataaattttgtttacagTATTGCTGCTGTGCGTAGCGGCCGCATGTGCGGTGCCAGGTaagttacattttatattctaattttatgaaacattAGAAACAAGatgtttacaaataaatgaattttatattcaatagtcaataaaattatattattttatttcttaaaaaatatatccgatttctatatacaaaataatttacggattaaaaagtcaatttaattaaataaagattattaatatgttacgcagaaatttttctttagcaaGATTTATTTTCGGCAACATtatccaaaaaaatttatcttatcgtCATATGTTgtggtatattttttcttgtaataaaatttaattatatcgaatatCATGCttggaaatattgaaatatttctttaggaAAGCTCAACGATTTCTGTATATTAATTCACTACTTCGTAGATTGCATTGTTTTCTATAATGTAATTactgtatatgtaatataataaccataattgtttaatacatattttaaaataattaataaatacaattaatattattaattcgaaatatttttcaatatcgcaGAAGttacgaattttttaatatttaataataatcaatcaagGGCATcttgctttaattaataaataactgttATAATTATGGATTatgttaagatatataaatgtagaattaaatatacgttaaaatttataatctcatTACATTTTAGTGCACTTCCCTGCTGAGAAAACGGTGATCTACAATTACTATGCCGATGTTAAAGCCGGGATTATCCAGCCAACGCAATACGCTTCCCAGTTCGCTCTCGTCGGACAACTTCACATAAAGAAGGACATCAGTGATCCGACTTTAAACAATGCCTACTACGTTAAATTGAACAATATAAAGTATGGCATGTACAATGGTATACTCGTAGATCATGAGCCGGTTGAGGTGGTTCACGAGCTCGGAGAAGCCACACAGCAAATTCAAGAGCCATTCGTGATTGTCTATGACGATCATGGCAAAGTAAACGTTCAGATTCTTAAAGCAatagtgtaataaaaaaaatttattatttgtgcaGAAATAATCAAACGGTTTCATATCCTGATTTCAGTTCCAAGGCATCAAAATGCTGGAAAGCGAGAGCGTTTGGTCGAAGAATATGAAACAGGGTATCGCCTCGATGCTGCAACTGGATTTAGCGCACATCCAACTGCAAACCCCGATAAAGCCGCATAGTTTCATCACGCATGAGGTAGGTAACGACTGATGGGAACATCCAGCGAAATGGGTTTAATGTTCTCTTTGGTTGTTACCACTAGAACACCATTCACGGTACCTGTCAAGTCGCTTATGATGTTCACTCGGCGAACCCGATGAATCCGGAAACTACTAACTTTGTGGTCACGAAGCTACACGACCTGAGGAACTGCAGCCACTTTGTTCAGCGTGTCTTTGATCACGTCGAATGCGAAAAATGTCACGTGGAATCTATGGTAATTTCCTTGTCTTTAAGAATTCTGTTCATTGAATGTTTTATCTAAATTCAAgctaattctaattaatatcttctttttcagaATGATATAACCACAGATGCCAGAAGAATTTTCCAGGTCGAACGGCAAAACAATGACATTCTCA from Cataglyphis hispanica isolate Lineage 1 chromosome 21, ULB_Chis1_1.0, whole genome shotgun sequence includes the following:
- the LOC126857419 gene encoding protein artichoke isoform X2, producing MVRPSEGGGLLIVGWLLALRSIGAGAQLDSDYGCPPQERILPCRCSTRDMEIQIWCSHSELPKVLEGLKAVSHYMDQPVDELILENNNLPSLPGKVFATLRVLRLMLRNNRLERVSSGWLEGLHDSLLELFIVEPDLRSLPMDSLENLQGLEAVTLQSRVMKRLPRFTGLPKLRYLQINSPALLELAPRNFRDVPNLEQLHVFGSPRLTKLEAGLLRGLPRLELINITDSGIHWIHPRAVIDLPELREISLVGNAIVDANMVGRACMDLPSLSVIRLDQNRINRLSEGSFVDLPVLSRIYLSRNHITEIFAGAFQRVPALKSVDLNHNLIHRIHPEFFPHRTGNALEEIWLINNDLSHVAEIRSVLEALPRLKFLDVSHNQLEEIPFGVLRGHPTLERLHLNHNRLAFLQRETFTAMPALRELRLKNNSLSNLLEAPFWNLPALKGLDLSENYFRHIEPRLFDNLPNLRRLDLSGNAIGLIEPESFLNTPALEHINVSRNALSVLHPLTFRHLTNLYELDVGWNRMLEVVPGLPKDIEHLHMPMNRIVVLPVVSSQDLALPALRSLDLSANGIERILPGTLADLSNLRKLSLGYNTLRVVDDGVFDGLSRLEQLDLKYNRLVTLHGRSFRPLKSLMDVNLRGNRMEVLRPDIFQENARLQRIDLSRNNLAQIPHATFANTRDLRELYASHNTLTELPGSLHGLKVLRVLDLSFNKLNILSPETLSSLSSLLELKLVRNRIRELREGAFDGLPRLSLIDLEDNDLRVIERNAIRALPELQAVRLGRNRLQSIPSGAFTELPLLQSAELQENRIQEIASNAFINVPHLLFLNLSHNNLPGLEYVGLESLHSLEVLDLSYNRLSRVSSNSLAAMEWLVELKMDNNRICAVHGSPFDDMPRLRVLSLRSNRMTAVSENAFKRLRSNIAVLDIDGNPLSCSCGMLWLRGWLQQASSEGPRCADGSLFRELRLSRQDCQRERYVEPVHPGCESEMINVATPSVSSSVTETVPLWMNLKDSSTQKPSISQDSDYLYEYVDYHDNGSDTSTSTPSSVSTIRVPTQTVKIIPPPPQTQKNQIQRNETSPVKKNPMMPPSPSSSGFTFFGLPLPSMSFDLWGNSKRKAERKESSVSLGRPNRGRYRSFPPTEPEIHRGGFVPLPRAQSGFVPIADPRLMYEKQEAKRENISKSLNTSNNTQMPEERPRKSGNSTVTRVEKIVSRTGKPRTSLREREELITAPTFDRSTSSNNFNSRKILPDVNKINSDVSNATKSSASIIVEESSQEAHETSVSTEIYEDESLEIDSKEVKFIEKPQMEIASRIIWTTPKTITTGKSIITKDIVTAAMDVAPSPKSNIKDWDIEISEYEKNSTRLSTTTTDSYDESDNPQVVKTDVPHFSVFTSSTSNPRSRETTTSRETEASALSALLVPGGQLSSSGSLGNLRPLGRSTITKVASPYLSHNTEQLRERQKSAAAQRSAEIVDHTTTEIQNEAFVIDEEARVLDDSPFNWYFQHYNDTNLEPYVGIAYSGAAKIDMYRWLLLLTLRILI